From Methanosarcina lacustris Z-7289, one genomic window encodes:
- a CDS encoding formylmethanofuran dehydrogenase subunit C has product MSEVILILKREIDIKLEADAITPDSFAGKNAGEIENLPIWQGPKTYPLSDFFEVKGNGGSSAAETLIRIKGDVTRVKRIGEGMSAGNIEIEGSTGMHVGSGMKGGEILVSGDADSWAGMEMLGGLLHIKGNAGDHVGCAYRGKWHGMKGGRIVIEGSARHQLGGGMDGGEILVEGNVEGFCGIRQNGGLIVVKGRALRCVGAEMAAGTIVVGGAIERFNPGFEYTGMVDGFTQGGVELSGKFKKFTGDYAISKRAKGVLYVAADANPEL; this is encoded by the coding sequence ATGTCAGAAGTAATTCTTATTCTTAAGAGAGAGATCGACATTAAACTGGAGGCAGATGCCATAACTCCTGACTCCTTTGCAGGCAAAAATGCCGGAGAAATCGAAAACCTGCCTATCTGGCAGGGGCCAAAGACCTATCCTCTTTCCGACTTTTTCGAAGTGAAAGGCAATGGAGGCAGTTCTGCAGCCGAGACTCTGATCCGTATAAAAGGCGACGTAACGAGGGTCAAAAGGATCGGAGAAGGTATGAGTGCAGGAAATATTGAAATTGAGGGTTCCACAGGTATGCATGTAGGTTCCGGGATGAAAGGAGGCGAGATCCTCGTATCCGGAGACGCGGATTCCTGGGCAGGCATGGAAATGCTTGGCGGGCTCCTGCACATTAAAGGCAATGCCGGAGACCACGTGGGCTGTGCTTACAGAGGCAAGTGGCATGGCATGAAAGGCGGGCGTATCGTGATCGAAGGCTCGGCGCGGCACCAGCTCGGAGGCGGCATGGACGGCGGGGAAATTTTAGTGGAAGGCAATGTTGAAGGCTTCTGCGGGATCCGCCAGAATGGAGGGCTCATCGTTGTGAAAGGCAGAGCTCTTCGCTGCGTTGGCGCTGAAATGGCAGCCGGTACCATAGTTGTCGGGGGAGCAATTGAACGCTTCAATCCGGGTTTCGAATATACAGGTATGGTAGATGGCTTCACCCAGGGTGGGGTTGAGTTATCTGGAAAATTCAAGAAGTTTACCGGGGACTATGCAATCAGCAAGCGGGCAAAAGGAGTGCTTTACGTGGCTGCAGATGCAAATCCGGAACTCTGA
- a CDS encoding molybdopterin dinucleotide binding domain-containing protein, translating to MEVLLITGSTIEEGRLAKGGDKFTDDYITECASCWLSPVDFVSLCSPEKVKVTSRNGKHSVAVYTKCTDSVCTGHVFMPRAIWSNVIIDPDTLSTGSPLYKGAPVQVEPTEEEVLSAEDIVLKVYVGGQ from the coding sequence ATGGAAGTATTACTCATTACCGGAAGTACGATTGAGGAAGGCAGGCTTGCCAAAGGCGGGGACAAGTTCACAGATGATTATATCACGGAATGTGCATCTTGCTGGCTTTCTCCGGTTGATTTCGTGTCACTCTGCTCCCCCGAAAAAGTGAAGGTTACAAGCCGGAACGGGAAGCATTCTGTAGCGGTCTATACGAAATGTACGGATTCAGTATGTACAGGGCATGTGTTCATGCCAAGAGCTATCTGGTCCAATGTTATCATCGACCCTGATACCCTTTCGACTGGATCTCCCCTCTACAAAGGTGCCCCTGTACAGGTTGAACCCACAGAAGAAGAGGTCCTGAGCGCTGAAGATATAGTGCTGAAAGTTTATGTCGGAGGGCAGTGA